ATTTATTGTGATGATGCATTGCCTGAAGTGTTAACTAAAAAAGtagattttggggtgcctgggtggcttagttggttaagcttccaactcttgatttggctcaggtcatgatctcagagtcatgagatcaagccccacatccagctccatgttcagcgtggagtctgcttgagattttctccctccctctccctctgccctacccctgctggcactctctctctctttccaaaaaatgaataaaatcttttttttttttataaaggcagATTTTATGGATCCAGAGCCAGAAATGGTCCAGTATGGTgttaaaatctgcatttaaaacaaaaccagataTTTGGGTGATTCTGATAAAAGTGGTCTGTATACCATACTTTGAGATACCCATTGCCTTAAAGGATTCTATTCCTATTAAAACAACAATTACATGAACCAGctccaaatagaaaaaaagaaaagtagttccACTAAATGAATggcaaaatgcctggcacagcCTTAGATTAAATGTCAAAGACATACAATCATTAATTCATTACTTTACTACGAGTGTAATCATatttaaaatctcaataaaattaTGAGGATGAGCTCCAAACAATTTGGAATAGAAAGGCATCTGGTGTGTTCCTTCCATGATACTTCAATTATTGGAAGCTACTGATAAATATGAAACAATGTGAGAAATATTTCTGTGTTAAGAATTATCTATGGCAATGATGAGAATGGGAAGATATATGAACTTATCTCCTGTTATGTCTTGGAGTTTTGCAGACATCTAATGAAATTAACTCAGATGCAGAGAAATTAAATCTACTTCAAAAAATCATCCACCAACAGCAGGATAACTTATCCGAGCAGCTGAACAGCTACAGAAACTTTCCCACCGAGGAGGAGTTTCTCAAATCACAGATCTCCAGTCTGCTGAAGAGGCAGGGACAAATGGCCATCAAACTCTGCCAGGAGCTAATCATTCACACTTCAGGTAACTGGGACCTACGGGCCAGTCAGGTGCAATttgttgtaccagtttgcattgaTCACGTGAGCCACCTCATAGTATGAGAAAGTTGTGTTCTCCAGCGACCTCTAATGATATCACACTAAATTTATAGAAGACACGGGAAGatatcaatttatttaatatttttgaaaacacagAGGTGAATTTGAGACGCGTCATGGAATGATACCAACCTGGATACTTCAGCTTCTCATTTTGTGAACTATTTTTAGATGATCctgacattttaagaaactaaaagtATAGCTGGTAATTCTGAGACCCGTAAAGTGAGCCCTGAAGTGAGAATTTCAATCACTGTTGCTCCACCCCATAATCGGGAGTGACTTCATTTTCACAGGCTCCTAAAGCTGTATGGTTCCAGAACGCTGGATCTCAGACCCTCTCACCAAGTTCAATCATTTAGTTTCTAAAACCTTCCCCacagggtgcctgcgtggctcagttggttaagcgactgccttcggctcaggtcatgatcctggagtcccaggatcaagccccgcatcgggctccctgctgagcagggagtctgcttctccctctggtcctccccctctcatgtgctctctctctctctctcattctctctctttcaaataaataaagaaagaaagaatcttaaaaaaaaaaaaaccttccctaGTCACTCTAGCATTATTTAATTTGTACTAATGggtgtaatttctttttcagaccACAGATGTAAACCTTGTCCTAAGATGTGGCAGTGGTCCCAAAACAGCTGCTATTATTTTGCAACAAATGAGGAGAAGACCTGGACTGACAGTAGGAAAAACTGCATGGACAGGAACTCCACTTTGGTGAAGATAGATAGTTTGGAGGAAAAGGTCTGGTTGACTCCTTCCCTGGTTAGAGAGATTATTCATGTCGTAGAAAGTACAGCAAGTGGGATGTGTGACTCACAAAGTAGGAATTCAGTATGTTCTGAAGGAGAATtaacatcttctttttttttttttttaagattttatttatttatttgacagagagagggaacacaagcagggggagtgggagagggagaagcaggcttcccgtggagcagggagcccgatgcggggctcgatcccaggaccctggcatcatgacctgagccggaggtggacgcctaatgactgagccacccaggcgcccctaacgtCTTACTTCTGCACTCCAGAATGTGGCTCACATATGACATTGTTCCCGTTCTCCCTCTCAGGATTTTCTGAAGTCACAGCCATTACCCACGTTCTCTTTCTTCTGGCTGGGCTTATCCTGGGACCCATCTGGAAGGAGCTGCCTATGGGAGGATGGCTCTGGCCCTTCTCCATCCTTGTAAGTCGCTAACTGTTGCGGGGGTGGAATCCTAAGAAAATCAATGTTAATTGATTGGAAATGGAATACTAAGAAAGTCAATGTTAATTGTAAGAATTATAAATCTAGATACAAAAAAAGAGTGCAACATACAAAGAAAAGAGAGCTTCAGtaagaaataatgaaagcaaGAGTACCTAATTTCGTGTATGTGACAAACTCATGGCAAGACACTGAAGCTTATCTAttggttaaaatttatttttttaataataaacaaataatacacttgCTTTGTTCGAAGTAGTGTAAAATATTAGCTCTGTGTTAAAAGCACTGTTATATTCCTATTTTGTGGATGAAACaattgtcagagagagattaaataatttgcccaagctCACTACCTCCTGAGTGGCAAAATCAGGACTGAGTGCTTCCGTGACCAGGAGCTTGGCCTCTCAGCTCCCCTGGCTCTCCAACACTTACAGTCCCAAGGGTGGTTTATCATAAGAACATAcattaacacatttatttaaattcaataattGTCAGCCATTTTCTAGCAGCAAGTAAGTCTGAATTGACAGATTAGTTTAACAATTAGTTCTGTGATAGGGATTTGCTAATTAGATTATATGGCAAATGTTTTTCACGACTTAAAATGTGCTAAGTCTGCCACTTCAAGGtgttgaagaaatatttaaagtgcatACAGGATATATGATACTTTGAAAATTACAGTTTTTGCAactatttaaagttataaaaagtaAGGGTTAtcttaaaaatatggaaaggaaCACATAGTCTTGTAAAATTCTCTTAGCAACTACAAACCAAATATTTTGAGGAACACAGCTCATCACAACAATATTGATACAgttatatctgtatttttaatataatatatggTATTTGCATATCACATGAAGTGTTAAGAGCTTTGGCCC
The sequence above is drawn from the Zalophus californianus isolate mZalCal1 chromosome 9, mZalCal1.pri.v2, whole genome shotgun sequence genome and encodes:
- the CLEC12B gene encoding C-type lectin domain family 12 member B isoform X2 encodes the protein MSEEVTYATLVFQDSVGERNNRDRNNLRKRGYPALSPTWRQAALSLLTLCLMLLIGLVTLGIMFLQTSNEINSDAEKLNLLQKIIHQQQDNLSEQLNSYRNFPTEEEFLKSQISSLLKRQGQMAIKLCQELIIHTSDHRCKPCPKMWQWSQNSCYYFATNEEKTWTDSRKNCMDRNSTLVKIDSLEEKDFLKSQPLPTFSFFWLGLSWDPSGRSCLWEDGSGPSPSFAEISWICEKTAALVKIEDLD
- the CLEC12B gene encoding C-type lectin domain family 12 member B isoform X1, translating into MSEEVTYATLVFQDSVGERNNRDRNNLRKRGYPALSPTWRQAALSLLTLCLMLLIGLVTLGIMFLQTSNEINSDAEKLNLLQKIIHQQQDNLSEQLNSYRNFPTEEEFLKSQISSLLKRQGQMAIKLCQELIIHTSDHRCKPCPKMWQWSQNSCYYFATNEEKTWTDSRKNCMDRNSTLVKIDSLEEKDFLKSQPLPTFSFFWLGLSWDPSGRSCLWEDGSGPSPSLFSTKEYAQINGSKGCAYFQKGNIYISRCSAEISWICEKTAALVKIEDLD